DNA from Methylobacterium currus:
GCTGTTTGCCGGCCTCGGCGGACGGACCTTGCGCACCACCGTGAGCCGCCTGGAGCCTCGGCCCGATGGCTGGCGCGTCGTCCATCCGGGCGGCGCGGTGCGGGCGCGCCAAGTGGTGCTGGCGACGGGGGCGGCGGCGCACGAGCTGTCGCGCCCGCTCGGCTACCGCTTCGCCTTCGCGGCCGAGCGCGGCTATCACCGCCATTACGCCCTGCAGCCCGACAGCCCGGCCCTCACCCGCCCGATCTATGACACCGGCGCCGCCTCGATCCTGTCGCCGATGGGCGAGGGCCGGGTGCGGGTGCTCTCCGGCGTCGAGGTCGCGGACCGTCACGCCGAGCCGGATGAGCGGCAGATCGAGGCGGCGGCGCGGGAGGCCGCCGGCACCGTGCGCCTCGGCCAGCCCCTCGACAACCGGCCCTGGCTCGGCTCGCGCCCCTCGACCCCGGACGGCCTGCCGGTGATCGGCCTCGCGCCACGCCATCCCGGCCTGATCTTCGCCTTCGGCCACGGCCATATCGGCCTCTCCACCGGCCCGATCACCGGCCAGCTCGTCGCCGACCTCGCCACCGGCCGCACGCCGGCGGTGCCGGTGGCGCCGTTCGCGCCAGGAAGGCTGCTCGGGTGGCCGCGGCTGTAGGCGATCGTTCAGGCTCCTCCCCCGTTCCGGGCCCGGAACGGGGAAAGCGGATTTCAGATGCGGGCCGCCCACGCGAGGCGCCGACGGCCCTGCTCCCTCAGAACCCGTACAACCGCGCCGGATTCTCCACCAGCACCCGGTGTCTGTCGGCCTCGTCCGGCACCCACTCGGCCAGGAGGTCGAGGAGGTCGCCGACATTCATCATGGGCCCCCAATGCGCCACGTGCGGCCAGTCCGAGCCCCAGACGCAGCGCTCCGGGGCCGCGGCGTGGATGGCGCGGGCGAACGGCACCGTGTCCGCGTAGGGCGGGCCGGCGACGGAGTTGCGGTAGGCGCCCGAGAGCTTGACCCAGGCGCCGTCGCGCACGAGCGAGACCAGGGTGTGGAAACCCTCGTCCCCGACCCCGCAGGAGGTCGGGAAATGGCCCATATGGTCGATGCAGAACGGCACCGGCAGCCGGCTCAGGCGGCCGGCCAGCGGCGGCAGGGCGCGGGCGTCGATCAGGAATTGCAGGTGCCAGCCCATCTCGCGGCAGAGGGCGCCGTAGGCCTCCACCGCCTCGAAGCCGACCCCGCCGCCATAGAGCACGTTGAGCCGCAGGCCCACCACGCCGGCCTCCTTCAGCGCCGCCAGCTCCGCCTCGGGCAGCCCCAGGGGAATGACCGCGATGCCGCGCAGGCGCCGCGGATGCGCCCGCAGCGTCTCCAGCATCAGCCGGTTGTCGGTGCCGTGGACGCTGACCTGGATCAGCACGCCGTGGGTCATGCCGGTGGCGTCGAGCATGCCGAGATAGGCCTCCGGCGTCGCCTCCGGCGGCGTGTAGCTGCGCGTCGCCACGAAGGCATGGGCCGGGGGCAGCCCGATCACGTGGGCGTGGGTGTCGACCGCGCCGGCCGGCACGGTGAAGCGGGTGGGCCCGCGCGGGTGCGGGGCGGGCCCGGGACAGTCGCGGATCTCAGGCATCGGCGTGCAGCACCTTTCCGCGGGTCTCAGGCAGGGCATAGGCCGTGAGGAAGAACACCCCGTAGGCGATGGCGGCGAAGATCGCGATGGCGCTCGCCAGGCTCATGCCGGCCGAGAGATAGCCGACGAGGGCCGGGAACAGGGCGCCGATGCCGCGGCCGAAATTATAGCAGAAGCCCTGGCCCGAGCCGCGCAGGCGCGTCGGGTAGAGCTCGGTCAGGAAGGCGCCCATGCCGGAGAAGTAGCCCGAGGCGAAGAAGCCGAGGGGGAAGCCCAGCACCCACAGGACCGCGTTCGAGAGCGGGAGCTGCGTGTAGACCAGGATCACCGCGATGGCGCCGAGGGAGAAGATCAGGAACAGGGGCCGCCGGCCGAGACGGTCGGCGAGCCAGGCCCCCGCCAGATAGCCGGCAAATGACCCGATGATCAGGGCGGCGAGGTAGCCGGTCGAGGAGACGACCGACAGGCCGCGCTCGGTGGTGAGGAAGCGCGGCAGCCAGGTGGTGATGGCGTAGTAGCCGCCCTGGCAGCCGGCCGACATCAGCGAGGCCAGCAGCGTGGTGCGCAGGAGCGGGCCGGAAAAGATCTCCCAGATGGCCGGGCTGTCGCCGGCGGCCCTGGCGCGGGCCCGGGTCTCGGCGGCGACCTTCGGCTCCTCGACGTAGCGGCGCAGGTAGAACACGAGGAGGGCGGGCGCCGCGCCGATCACGAACATCCAGCGCCAGGCGGTCTCCGGCGGCAGGATCGAGAACAGCACGGCCTGGGCCAGCACCGCCATGCCCCAGCCGATCGCCCAGCCCGACTGCACCGAGCCGACGGCCCGGCCGCGATACTGCGCCCGGATGGTCTCGCCCATCAGCACGGCGCCCGCCGCCCATTCGCCGCCGAAGCCCAAGCCCAGCAGCGCCCGGGCGATGAGCAACTGGGAAAAGTCCTGCGCGAAGGCGCAGACC
Protein-coding regions in this window:
- a CDS encoding amidohydrolase family protein, coding for MPEIRDCPGPAPHPRGPTRFTVPAGAVDTHAHVIGLPPAHAFVATRSYTPPEATPEAYLGMLDATGMTHGVLIQVSVHGTDNRLMLETLRAHPRRLRGIAVIPLGLPEAELAALKEAGVVGLRLNVLYGGGVGFEAVEAYGALCREMGWHLQFLIDARALPPLAGRLSRLPVPFCIDHMGHFPTSCGVGDEGFHTLVSLVRDGAWVKLSGAYRNSVAGPPYADTVPFARAIHAAAPERCVWGSDWPHVAHWGPMMNVGDLLDLLAEWVPDEADRHRVLVENPARLYGF
- a CDS encoding MFS transporter is translated as MPTPAHDAVPDAVAVEDASLTAFYRDMTPPERHTFWACAAGWALDGMDFMIYPLVIGTIIKLWSVDAGTAGLAATVTLLASALGGWLAGYLADRIGRVLTLQITILWFSVFSLVCAFAQDFSQLLIARALLGLGFGGEWAAGAVLMGETIRAQYRGRAVGSVQSGWAIGWGMAVLAQAVLFSILPPETAWRWMFVIGAAPALLVFYLRRYVEEPKVAAETRARARAAGDSPAIWEIFSGPLLRTTLLASLMSAGCQGGYYAITTWLPRFLTTERGLSVVSSTGYLAALIIGSFAGYLAGAWLADRLGRRPLFLIFSLGAIAVILVYTQLPLSNAVLWVLGFPLGFFASGYFSGMGAFLTELYPTRLRGSGQGFCYNFGRGIGALFPALVGYLSAGMSLASAIAIFAAIAYGVFFLTAYALPETRGKVLHADA
- a CDS encoding NAD(P)/FAD-dependent oxidoreductase — protein: MQQDEMTADIVVVGGGMVGLSSAIALKDRGQDVVLCDPGEARARTSYGNAGVVSRGSILPMSGPALWGKLPAYLRNADPGLRLRHRHLLRVMPWAVHFLASARTSAWRRAADALAPLTNAAYPEHRRLADRAGVPHLLRECGWVKLYRTEAAFAGAGLEREILSHHGVPFEILDGPEIQALEPALIRPFARAMLLPETGAVGDPGGLVEAAERLFAGLGGRTLRTTVSRLEPRPDGWRVVHPGGAVRARQVVLATGAAAHELSRPLGYRFAFAAERGYHRHYALQPDSPALTRPIYDTGAASILSPMGEGRVRVLSGVEVADRHAEPDERQIEAAAREAAGTVRLGQPLDNRPWLGSRPSTPDGLPVIGLAPRHPGLIFAFGHGHIGLSTGPITGQLVADLATGRTPAVPVAPFAPGRLLGWPRL